One region of Pseudomonas alvandae genomic DNA includes:
- the sctI gene encoding type III secretion system inner rod subunit SctI: MTIQALDTTSVASTAAKPGGSPHARAETSDVSWFNAQMHEKPPVPDSENNVAARIIDSLSSRSGELQRLDDRANRDMLKAIRTADPQDMLQSNRSLSSFHLESLMTAKIVSKGSQAIEKLTNLQ, encoded by the coding sequence ATGACCATCCAAGCCCTCGACACGACCAGCGTTGCCTCCACCGCTGCCAAGCCTGGCGGCAGCCCCCACGCGCGAGCCGAGACCAGCGATGTCAGCTGGTTCAACGCGCAGATGCATGAAAAACCGCCAGTCCCCGACAGCGAAAACAACGTCGCGGCGAGGATCATCGATTCGCTGTCCAGCCGCTCCGGCGAATTGCAGCGGCTGGATGATCGCGCCAACCGCGACATGCTCAAGGCCATCCGCACCGCCGATCCGCAAGACATGTTGCAGTCGAACCGGTCGCTGTCGTCCTTCCATCTGGAGAGCCTGATGACCGCGAAGATCGTCAGCAAGGGCTCCCAGGCCATCGAGAAGCTCACCAATCTCCAGTAA